The following coding sequences lie in one Aquabacterium olei genomic window:
- the rpoN gene encoding RNA polymerase factor sigma-54 — MNTPMMRVEHRQHQTLTPRLQQAVRLLQLSSLDFAQEIRDAMGKNPFLETEDAEPGAEENSTSGSSDVPTAVTTAANEPVIDSAPTTSEAEPDVEWERDSWQQSTSPRSGSGDGETSVMDMVPADVGLRQHLHAQTGLRHLSPRERMLVNCVIESLDDDGYLRSALCDVPCLAELEPEVTQAELDEALAFVQRLDPAGVGARNVAECLRLQLHLIECPTTREVAADIIEHHLERLAHRDSMNLARVMDRPVHEVEAACNRIRHMDPRPGWRHGSADIQYVTPDVIARKIKGRWTAVLNPAVVPRVRLNQVYADLFRRHRDGQHSELAAHLQEARWTVRNVEQRFATILSVAEAILERQHHFLEYGPMAMKPLGLREIAEEVGLHESTVSRVTNNKYMATPAGVFELKYFFSRSMPTQSGGTCSATAIRGLIKDMIEAEDGAHPLSDAEIARQLARQGLTVARRTVTKYRQLLKLPAVEQRRRHT; from the coding sequence ATGAACACACCCATGATGCGCGTGGAGCACCGCCAGCACCAGACGCTGACGCCCCGCCTGCAGCAGGCTGTGCGCCTGCTCCAACTGTCGTCGCTGGACTTTGCCCAGGAAATACGCGATGCGATGGGCAAGAACCCGTTCCTCGAAACGGAGGACGCGGAGCCCGGCGCGGAAGAAAACAGCACGTCAGGGAGCAGCGATGTCCCGACCGCAGTCACCACGGCGGCCAACGAACCCGTGATCGACAGCGCGCCTACCACGAGTGAAGCCGAGCCCGACGTCGAATGGGAGCGTGACAGCTGGCAGCAGAGCACCAGCCCCCGCAGTGGCAGCGGCGACGGCGAAACGAGCGTGATGGACATGGTGCCGGCCGACGTCGGCCTGCGTCAGCACCTGCACGCCCAGACCGGGCTGCGCCACCTCTCGCCCCGCGAGCGGATGCTGGTCAACTGCGTGATCGAATCACTGGACGACGACGGCTACCTCCGCTCGGCGCTGTGCGACGTGCCCTGCCTGGCCGAACTGGAACCGGAGGTCACCCAGGCCGAGCTCGACGAGGCCCTGGCCTTCGTGCAACGACTCGATCCGGCCGGCGTGGGCGCGCGCAACGTGGCCGAGTGCCTGCGACTGCAACTGCACCTCATCGAATGCCCGACCACCCGCGAGGTGGCCGCTGACATCATCGAGCACCACCTGGAGCGCCTGGCTCACCGCGACAGCATGAACCTGGCACGCGTGATGGACCGCCCCGTGCACGAGGTCGAAGCCGCCTGCAACCGCATCCGGCACATGGATCCGCGGCCCGGCTGGCGCCATGGTTCGGCCGACATCCAGTACGTCACGCCCGATGTGATCGCCCGCAAGATCAAGGGCCGGTGGACGGCCGTGCTGAACCCCGCCGTGGTGCCACGGGTGCGGCTCAACCAGGTCTATGCCGACCTGTTCCGCCGGCACCGCGACGGACAGCACTCGGAACTGGCCGCCCACCTGCAGGAAGCCCGCTGGACGGTGCGCAACGTGGAACAGCGCTTCGCCACCATCCTGTCGGTGGCCGAGGCCATTCTCGAGCGCCAGCATCACTTCCTCGAATACGGCCCGATGGCCATGAAGCCGTTGGGCCTGCGCGAGATCGCCGAAGAGGTCGGTCTGCACGAATCGACCGTGTCGCGCGTGACGAACAACAAGTACATGGCGACCCCCGCGGGCGTGTTCGAGCTCAAGTACTTTTTCTCGCGCTCCATGCCGACCCAGAGCGGCGGCACCTGTTCGGCCACCGCCATCCGGGGCTTGATCAAGGACATGATCGAGGCCGAGGACGGCGCCCATCCACTGTCCGACGCCGAGATCGCGCGGCAGCTGGCCCGGCAAGGTCTCACGGTGGCGCGGCGCACCGTCACCAAGTACCGGCAGTTGCTGAAGCTGCCGGCAGTGGAACAGCGCCGCCGCCACACCTGA
- a CDS encoding hemerythrin domain-containing protein yields MTAHATLPATRTRSASRTGTQARHEVLDMLKEDHRLAQTAFREFEKRWAAEDVEYCARIVAQTCVQLELHARLEEEVFYPAVREVLPATELVDEAEVEHDSTRVLIRQLQRMQPGDDKYAATFHVLAEYVRHHVKEEESRLFRKLTRSTMDWPQLLEDMLVRREQLMDELGPGGEALNDVRVPRAHLANGTRQ; encoded by the coding sequence ATGACCGCCCATGCGACCTTGCCCGCCACCCGCACACGCAGTGCCAGCCGCACCGGCACGCAGGCGCGGCACGAAGTGCTCGACATGCTCAAGGAAGACCACCGCCTGGCGCAGACGGCTTTTCGCGAGTTCGAGAAGCGCTGGGCGGCCGAGGACGTTGAATATTGCGCGCGCATCGTGGCGCAGACCTGCGTGCAGCTGGAGTTGCACGCCCGGCTCGAGGAAGAAGTGTTCTACCCGGCGGTGCGCGAGGTGCTGCCGGCCACGGAGCTGGTGGACGAAGCCGAGGTGGAGCACGACAGCACGCGGGTCCTCATCCGGCAACTGCAGCGCATGCAGCCGGGCGATGACAAGTACGCCGCCACCTTTCATGTGCTGGCCGAGTATGTGCGCCATCACGTCAAGGAAGAGGAAAGCCGGCTGTTCCGCAAGCTGACCCGCTCGACCATGGACTGGCCGCAGCTGCTGGAAGACATGCTGGTGCGGCGCGAACAGCTGATGGATGAGCTGGGTCCGGGGGGCGAGGCGCTGAACGATGTCCGTGTGCCGCGCGCCCACCTCGCGAACGGCACGCGTCAGTAA
- a CDS encoding beta-glucosidase, translating to MPPLNSFWMGGIEGADHLNSQGVPLDMTRSCGHRAHLDEDFRHLAHWGLRTVRESVGWRLCERDGQVDLRPALQIAEAAQRHGVQVLWTLMHYGTPPDISLLDDRFPERFARFAGQAAAALAPFSDTPPVYTPINEISFLSWALAETRMLHPYGPPAATGDSLAGSTLADGFSIKRRLVKAVLLAIDAIREADPRARFLHVEPVVHVVPPADQPELQPLADQVASYQWQAWDMIAGRLAPELGGSPAALDLIGVNHYHNGQWEVVTERRLHWHLRDPRRRPLSRLLYGVWRRYRRPILISETSHIGVGRAEWLDEVATEVQLALAEGVPVHGLCLYPIFDRPDWEREDHWHHSGLWDHCVTGSGSEPWPRRLDLAYASALARWQVRLRGPH from the coding sequence ATGCCCCCGCTGAACAGTTTCTGGATGGGCGGCATCGAGGGAGCGGACCACCTCAACAGCCAGGGTGTGCCGCTGGACATGACGCGGTCCTGCGGGCACCGTGCACATCTCGACGAAGATTTCCGGCATCTGGCGCACTGGGGCTTGCGCACCGTGCGTGAAAGCGTGGGCTGGCGGCTGTGCGAGCGCGACGGGCAGGTGGACCTGAGGCCCGCGCTGCAGATCGCCGAGGCCGCACAGCGCCACGGCGTGCAGGTGCTGTGGACCCTGATGCATTACGGCACCCCGCCCGACATCAGCCTGCTGGACGACCGGTTCCCCGAGCGATTTGCACGGTTTGCCGGCCAGGCGGCCGCGGCGCTGGCTCCGTTCAGCGACACGCCCCCGGTCTACACCCCGATCAACGAAATCAGCTTTCTGTCGTGGGCGCTGGCCGAGACCCGGATGCTGCACCCGTACGGACCTCCTGCGGCGACCGGGGACAGTCTGGCCGGCAGCACGCTGGCGGATGGCTTCAGCATCAAGCGCCGCCTTGTGAAGGCCGTGCTGCTGGCGATCGACGCCATCCGGGAGGCCGACCCGCGTGCCCGCTTCCTGCACGTCGAGCCCGTGGTGCATGTGGTGCCACCGGCCGACCAGCCCGAACTGCAGCCGCTGGCCGACCAGGTGGCGAGCTACCAGTGGCAGGCCTGGGACATGATCGCCGGCCGGCTGGCGCCCGAGCTGGGCGGGAGCCCGGCTGCGCTCGACCTCATCGGCGTCAACCACTATCACAACGGCCAGTGGGAGGTCGTCACCGAGCGGCGCCTGCACTGGCATCTGCGTGACCCGCGACGGCGCCCGCTGTCGCGCCTGCTGTATGGCGTATGGCGTCGCTACCGGCGGCCGATCCTGATCTCGGAAACCAGCCACATCGGGGTGGGGCGCGCCGAGTGGCTCGATGAAGTGGCCACCGAAGTGCAGCTGGCGCTCGCCGAGGGCGTTCCGGTGCACGGACTGTGTCTCTACCCGATCTTCGACCGGCCCGACTGGGAACGTGAGGACCACTGGCACCACAGCGGCCTGTGGGACCACTGCGTCACTGGCTCAGGAA